The nucleotide sequence AGTTGGGTAAGCAGGAAGTAATAGGGTTGATTGAAAAGCCCAAATACAAAGAACAAGGAGAACTAGCCTTTCCTTGCTTCGCTCTAGCAAAAATATTGAAGAAATCACCTGCTCAGATTGCGAACGAATTAGCTGAAGAATTTAATGATCCACTTTTTGAAGAGGTTGTGGCTGATGGCCCTTATTTGAACGGATTTTTAAACAAAGATTATGTCAGTGAGATCACTTTGAAGAATATAATTGAGGAGGGGGAGAAGTATGGCTCACATACTATTGGTGAAGGAAAAAAGATTGTGTTGGATGTTTCGTCACCTAATATCGCTAAGCCATTTTCTATGGGTCATTTACGTTCAACAGTTATCGGAAATTCGCTCTCAACAATAGCTGAAAAGTGTGGTTTTCAGACGGTCAAGATTAATCATATTGGAGATTGGGGTACTCAGTTTGGGAAATTAATCGCTGCTTATAAATACTGGGGTGAGGAACAAAAGGTACGGAGGAATCCCATTAAAGAATTATTGGATCTTTACGTTAGGTTTCATGAAGAAGCGGAATACAAACCAAAACTAGAGGATGAAGCAAGAAAGTGGTTTAAAAACTTAGAAGAAGGAAACGAAGAAGCGTTGCAACTATGGAAGTGGTTTCGCGATGAGTCTTTGAAGGAATTTGAGAAAATTTATCAGCTATTGGATGTGGAGTTCGATTCTTTCCATGGAGAAGCATTTTACAATGACAAAATGGTTCAAACGATTGATTTAATTTCTAACAGGGGGTTACTTAAATACTCCGAGGGTGCTGAGGTTGTTGAATTGAGTGAATATGATTTACCTCCTTCTTTAATCAGAAAGTCTGATGGAGCTACTTTATATGCAACAAGAGATTTGACGGCTGCGATCTATAGATATAACAAGTTCCAATTTGATAAAGCGATTTATGTGGTGGGTCAGGAACAGAGTATCCATTTTCAGCAATTATTTTTGGTACTTGAGAAGATGGGCTATGAATGGGCTAAAAACATGCAGCATGTATCATTTGGTTTTATTCTTAAAGAAGGCAAAAAGATGTCGACCAGGAAGGGGAAAGTTGTCCTCTTAGAGGAAGTTATAAAGGAGGCAATTGATCTGGCTGAAGAAAATATTAAAACTAAAAATCCGCAGCTAGAAAACAAAAGAGAAGTAGCAAAGATGGTCGGTGTAGGAGCTATCATCTTTCACGACTTAAAAAATCACCGTAAAAACAATGTAGAATTTTCCCTTGATGACATGCTGAGATTTGAAGGTTCGACAGGGCCATATGTGCAATATACACATGCAAGAGCAAAGTCTATTTTAAAGAAGGCTGAAGCGAACGAAGTGATGAAGTCACCGCAAGGAATTTCTGATGAATATGGTTGGCAGGTAGTAAAACAGCTGATGGGGTTTCCTGACGTTGTAGAACGCAGCCACTTTCAGAATGATCCATCGCATATTGCAAAATATCTATTAGAACTCTGCAGAGATTTCAACAAGTATTATGGTCAAATAAAAATTCTTCAAGAAGATGATCAGTTGGAGAGTAGATTAGCATTAGTTAAGTCAGTAACAATTGTATTGAATGGTGGGCTGAAACTTTTAGGGATAAAAGCACCGGCTAGGATGTAAAATCACAGTGGAAAACTGCCAGCTGACGAAGTGGGCTCTTACGACAGCTGGCATTTGAATGTAGTAAGCGAGTAGGATAACAGGGTTATTTCATGTGCGCTTTAACCTTTTTAGGTATCATTACAACTTCTGTATTTAGATCAACAAATCCAAAAGAGGGGTCAATGCACTCCTCCCAATATTCAAGATGCTTTTTTGCGATCCAGTTCTCATTTTCGGTAATTTCTACCCCACCCTTTCCTTGAACGGAGTACCAGTACAAATATTCTTCACCATTGAGCACTTCTCTGAAAATTGTTTCGACGTACATTTTTTCGATTTCTAATCCTTCCTCAAGCTCGTCCATATGAGCTCTGAGGAAGTTCAACCACTCATCAACTTTATGGGATTTCCCATTTTTTACTTTGAATCGGGTCAATTCAATTTCCATAATTTCATTCCACCTTTAATTCTTTACCCAATACTTGGTACAATCTTTGCTTCGATCCATGAAACCATATTCAATCAT is from Halalkalibacillus sediminis and encodes:
- the argS gene encoding arginine--tRNA ligase, coding for MNLVETYADCIVQNLDGKLGKQEVIGLIEKPKYKEQGELAFPCFALAKILKKSPAQIANELAEEFNDPLFEEVVADGPYLNGFLNKDYVSEITLKNIIEEGEKYGSHTIGEGKKIVLDVSSPNIAKPFSMGHLRSTVIGNSLSTIAEKCGFQTVKINHIGDWGTQFGKLIAAYKYWGEEQKVRRNPIKELLDLYVRFHEEAEYKPKLEDEARKWFKNLEEGNEEALQLWKWFRDESLKEFEKIYQLLDVEFDSFHGEAFYNDKMVQTIDLISNRGLLKYSEGAEVVELSEYDLPPSLIRKSDGATLYATRDLTAAIYRYNKFQFDKAIYVVGQEQSIHFQQLFLVLEKMGYEWAKNMQHVSFGFILKEGKKMSTRKGKVVLLEEVIKEAIDLAEENIKTKNPQLENKREVAKMVGVGAIIFHDLKNHRKNNVEFSLDDMLRFEGSTGPYVQYTHARAKSILKKAEANEVMKSPQGISDEYGWQVVKQLMGFPDVVERSHFQNDPSHIAKYLLELCRDFNKYYGQIKILQEDDQLESRLALVKSVTIVLNGGLKLLGIKAPARM
- a CDS encoding DUF6176 family protein, with product MEIELTRFKVKNGKSHKVDEWLNFLRAHMDELEEGLEIEKMYVETIFREVLNGEEYLYWYSVQGKGGVEITENENWIAKKHLEYWEECIDPSFGFVDLNTEVVMIPKKVKAHMK